A single genomic interval of Staphylococcus hyicus harbors:
- a CDS encoding B domain-containing protein, which yields MRKQNISRLLIGAATLTLATMVANGEAKASEHTTHQQSTHHYQTHQQHAPQQQARQNDHKDVQRAYYHLIHLKGIDEAQRGRFLKQLHDNPTKETAQNVFSESTKDVNNPERRLAQRNAYFSVVNNPNLSSADRERYIDKIIENPDHSQQTWIESNRVPSQNKDNSATEEELHKLINTQQQTQQTKQTKHANDNTLTDDLYNKLYLPTTNAGKADTTGYKATDNGHKPSVQDLKAKQEEQHVVQKAFQFLLQLKGLDEKQRSEFLKQLHENPTKETAQNVFSEASKDVTNPERRVAQRKAYINLLENNKLPIGDLERLVKELHKNPDHAQQIWIESHRLSNANTQSKVSEHEFNRLVKPTQKDFDRRDDFLKSNELKALQGSNSGNTASVDEFQRFTQDSVIDLENNKQKLDYLLSSNKDNTVSAEQFRNIHLPNISVPSEKDSLEYLTNSNRDNTLTDDQLPNIINSFPIIPVAQDATIQPRAKASHKRHAHKSSYVKERGITYPLLENFGTQIKERGITYPLLENFGTQIKERGTTYPLLENSDAQNKFIEELLGPNGTKNLTLEQLEKLFPAIPVTKDKASHKRHGHKSTHVKERGITYPLLENSDAQNKFIEELLGPNGTKNLTLEQLEKLFPAIPVTKDKASHKQHAHKSTHVKERGITYPLLENSDAQNKFIEELLGPNGTKNLTLEQLEKLFPAIPVTKETMEARQNDRIASANKALVALNKDYSVNSHRFAQREVNKAPHHVQAQLQKQLDGILTTHREKAEKERLQKHETNKTSHKASTSKADTQTKITQTKTTQTKTTQSKATQTTKSEQQTTTSSYYKSLKNYFTQGYHNVAQSHQGFKAKYEQAKYYFNTYFKHKSTIDKLVLAALGNGSKTHIKPLDIKPNGNVFYNTYAHARNYATEALNTGKVLYALYQNPKTVKTAIAAADTVSSFSHSLSNFFASIMK from the coding sequence ATGAGAAAACAGAACATTTCGAGATTATTAATTGGAGCAGCAACACTTACACTTGCAACAATGGTTGCTAATGGAGAAGCAAAAGCTTCAGAACACACTACACATCAACAATCTACGCATCATTACCAAACACATCAACAGCATGCGCCTCAACAACAAGCGCGTCAAAATGATCATAAAGATGTGCAACGTGCCTACTATCACTTAATCCATTTAAAAGGAATTGATGAAGCACAACGTGGCCGATTCTTAAAACAATTACATGACAATCCAACAAAAGAAACGGCACAAAATGTATTTTCTGAATCAACAAAAGACGTCAACAATCCTGAGCGTCGATTAGCACAACGTAACGCTTACTTTTCAGTTGTAAACAATCCAAACCTTTCATCTGCTGATCGTGAACGTTACATCGATAAAATAATTGAGAACCCAGATCATAGTCAACAAACTTGGATTGAATCTAACAGAGTTCCAAGCCAAAACAAAGATAACTCAGCTACTGAAGAAGAACTTCATAAATTAATAAATACACAACAACAGACACAACAAACAAAACAAACTAAACACGCAAACGATAATACTTTAACAGATGATTTATATAATAAACTTTACCTCCCAACTACAAATGCAGGTAAAGCAGACACAACAGGCTACAAAGCAACAGATAATGGTCATAAACCATCAGTACAAGACCTTAAAGCAAAACAAGAAGAGCAACATGTTGTCCAAAAAGCCTTCCAATTTCTTTTACAATTAAAAGGTTTAGATGAAAAACAACGTAGTGAATTCTTAAAACAATTACATGAAAATCCAACTAAAGAAACAGCGCAAAACGTTTTTTCTGAAGCATCAAAAGACGTGACCAACCCTGAGCGTCGAGTCGCACAACGTAAAGCGTACATTAATTTATTAGAAAACAATAAATTACCAATTGGTGACCTTGAACGTTTAGTGAAAGAACTTCACAAAAACCCTGACCATGCACAACAAATTTGGATTGAATCACATCGTCTTTCAAACGCCAACACACAAAGTAAAGTGTCAGAACACGAATTTAATCGTTTAGTTAAACCTACTCAAAAAGATTTTGATAGACGTGACGATTTCCTTAAAAGTAATGAATTAAAAGCTTTACAAGGATCTAACAGTGGAAATACGGCATCTGTAGATGAATTCCAAAGATTCACTCAAGATAGCGTAATTGACCTTGAAAACAACAAACAAAAATTAGATTACTTATTAAGCTCAAATAAAGATAACACTGTTAGCGCTGAACAATTTAGAAATATTCATTTACCAAATATTTCAGTACCATCTGAAAAAGATTCTCTTGAATATTTAACAAATTCAAACAGAGATAATACATTAACAGATGATCAATTACCAAACATTATTAATTCATTTCCAATTATTCCAGTAGCGCAAGACGCAACGATTCAGCCAAGAGCTAAAGCATCACACAAACGACATGCACATAAATCAAGCTATGTTAAAGAAAGAGGTATTACTTACCCGCTTTTAGAAAACTTTGGCACTCAAATTAAAGAAAGAGGTATTACTTACCCACTTTTAGAAAACTTTGGCACTCAAATTAAAGAAAGAGGTACTACGTACCCGCTTTTAGAAAACTCTGATGCTCAAAACAAATTTATTGAAGAATTGTTAGGACCTAATGGGACGAAAAACTTAACACTTGAACAATTAGAAAAGTTATTCCCTGCTATCCCAGTTACAAAAGATAAAGCATCACACAAACGACATGGGCATAAATCAACTCATGTTAAAGAAAGAGGTATTACTTACCCGCTTTTAGAAAACTCTGATGCTCAAAATAAATTCATTGAAGAATTATTAGGGCCTAACGGGACGAAAAACTTAACACTTGAACAATTAGAAAAGTTATTCCCTGCTATCCCAGTTACAAAAGATAAAGCATCACACAAACAACATGCGCATAAATCAACTCATGTTAAAGAAAGAGGTATTACTTACCCGCTTTTAGAAAACTCTGATGCTCAAAATAAATTCATCGAAGAATTATTAGGGCCTAACGGGACGAAAAACTTAACACTTGAACAATTAGAAAAGTTATTCCCTGCTATCCCAGTTACAAAAGAAACAATGGAAGCACGTCAAAATGATCGCATTGCATCTGCAAACAAAGCATTAGTGGCATTAAACAAAGATTATTCAGTAAACAGCCACCGCTTTGCACAACGTGAAGTGAACAAAGCACCTCACCACGTTCAAGCGCAATTACAAAAACAACTTGATGGCATTCTTACAACACATCGTGAAAAAGCAGAAAAAGAACGTCTTCAAAAACATGAAACAAACAAAACATCACATAAGGCATCAACATCAAAAGCGGATACACAAACTAAAATAACGCAAACTAAAACAACGCAAACTAAAACAACACAATCAAAAGCAACGCAAACAACTAAATCCGAACAACAGACAACAACATCAAGCTACTACAAATCATTGAAAAATTATTTTACTCAAGGCTATCATAATGTTGCACAATCACACCAAGGATTTAAAGCGAAATATGAACAAGCAAAATATTATTTCAACACGTACTTTAAACATAAAAGTACAATCGATAAACTTGTTTTAGCGGCACTTGGCAATGGTTCAAAAACACACATTAAACCACTTGATATTAAACCGAACGGAAACGTATTTTATAACACGTATGCGCATGCAAGAAATTATGCTACTGAAGCATTAAATACAGGAAAAGTGTTATACGCACTTTACCAAAATCCAAAAACAGTGAAAACAGCCATTGCAGCAGCAGACACTGTATCATCATTCTCTCATTCACTTTCAAACTTTTTCGCTTCAATTATGAAGTAA